GGATCGGCGAAGCCCTGACGCAGATTCACGGGATGCGGCCGTCGCCGGGGCTGGGGAATCTCATTCCGCTGCATCGCAATCTGAAGCCGGAAAATGTCCTGCTGACACCGGATGGCCGCGTTCTGCTTTTGGACATCGATATGCTGCCGTTCTGCTATTTTGCTGACCGTCAGCAAATTGAGTTGCCCTATACGCCTCAGGTTTACGAGTCACCCGAGCAGCTCTTGAAGTCCGGTTACGCTGACCGGCGCTCAGATATCTACTCGCTCGGCCTGATCATGCTGGAAATGGCAACGGCACAACATCCGTTCGTTGGTCACAATATTTTTGAAGCTCGGCAGAACATCCGCGAGGGACGCGGGGTAAAACTGGAGTCACTTTATCCGCAGTATCGCGATGCCGATACGCGAAGCTGCCTGAAGGATCTCGGCGAGATTATCGGTAAGATGACCACGTTTGCCGCAGATAAGCGTCCAGCCACCGTAGCCGATCTGGAGGGGTGGTTGGCCAAGTACTTTGCATCTGCCGGCTACGACGAACGCGGGCGGACACTGGCCGATTTTTTGCGCGCGGGCACTTTTCGAGTTGAGCGCACGCGTAAAAAAACTATTATTGATCGATTGTTCGGCGGATAAGGGCACAAGCGGGGGCGCAACGTGGCGCCGGACCGAACGCCAGGAATGGAAGAACCGGAAGGGTGGAAGATTGTGGGGCGATGAAGTCCTCAAACTTCCATCGGCGACTTTGAGGATGAATTATCGCCTTGACAGGGAACAAGTTGGAAGTTAATTTTTCAGTTTAGCGCATCAGTAACGGGAAATTTCGTACCCCCAACGTGAAGAGAGTATGGATTTAGGATCGTTTTCAACGACCCTGCAGAACGCTATTCGGCGTTCGCAGGAACTGGCCAAAAGTTACTACCACGCGGAAATCCGCCCTCAGCACCTGTTTTTGACCCTGCTGCGGGACGAAGGCGGCGAACTGGCCGCCCTGATGAAACAACTCGGCAAGAAACCGGAGTACTTCGAAGCGCTCCTGGCGGACGAACTCTCCAAACTCGGCAAATCCGCGGCGGATGAAGTGCGGCCTGCGGCTTCGCCGGCGCTGCAGTCCCTCTTGGTTGCCGCCGGCAATCGCGCCGAGAAATATTCCGATGCTGAGGTACGGCCGGAACACGTGCTGATGGTCCTGGTCTCGGCCGATTCGCCGCTCTCGGAGCAGATCCGCCGCCGCCTCGATTTTGACGAAGGCAAGATCATCGACGCCAACGCCGAAATGAAAGTCGTCCAGTCGATCGCCGGCGGACCGGCATTAACCACCGGTGAAGGTGAAGATGCCGTCGCCGGCGCCGAGGGCATCAAGTACTGCGTCGATATGTGCGAGAAAGCCCGCCGCGGCGAATTTGACAATTTCTTCGGCCGCAAGGAAGACATCTACAACATCTCGCGCGTGCTGATCCGCCGCCGCAAGAACAACCCGATCCTCGTGGGACCGCCCGGGGTGGGCAAGTCGGCCTTGGTGGAAGGTCTCGCGCTGCAAATCGTCAACAAGCTGACCACGCCGGAGTTGTGGGACTCGATTCTCCTGCAACTGGATCTCGGACAACTGGTGGCCGGAGCCAAGTACAAGGGTGAATTCGAGGAGCGCTTCA
The DNA window shown above is from Candidatus Zixiibacteriota bacterium and carries:
- a CDS encoding serine/threonine protein kinase translates to MMSSNTHGRFAQFAAVDNPDLPERFQTYILDKNPIGEGAVSFCYRARRTDNQQAVRLKVLRRRLSEHTGISEILQRQVRYLREFRGEALLPFRGAGQHAGIQFLEYDLVDGVSLRRVIDEHAPLHPDLVGLIGLGIGEALTQIHGMRPSPGLGNLIPLHRNLKPENVLLTPDGRVLLLDIDMLPFCYFADRQQIELPYTPQVYESPEQLLKSGYADRRSDIYSLGLIMLEMATAQHPFVGHNIFEARQNIREGRGVKLESLYPQYRDADTRSCLKDLGEIIGKMTTFAADKRPATVADLEGWLAKYFASAGYDERGRTLADFLRAGTFRVERTRKKTIIDRLFGG
- a CDS encoding ATP-dependent Clp protease ATP-binding subunit, coding for MDLGSFSTTLQNAIRRSQELAKSYYHAEIRPQHLFLTLLRDEGGELAALMKQLGKKPEYFEALLADELSKLGKSAADEVRPAASPALQSLLVAAGNRAEKYSDAEVRPEHVLMVLVSADSPLSEQIRRRLDFDEGKIIDANAEMKVVQSIAGGPALTTGEGEDAVAGAEGIKYCVDMCEKARRGEFDNFFGRKEDIYNISRVLIRRRKNNPILVGPPGVGKSALVEGLALQIVNKLTTPELWDSILLQLDLGQLVAGAKYKGEFEERFNALISRLAKGKGNLILYIDEVHTLVGAGNPSGGMDAANLIKPALARGTFKVIGATTLEEYRKYIEKDKALDRRFQRVMVEEPTFTEAQEILSGVRDTYGKHHNLAIPDLVVDEAIRLSQRYIGDRFLPDKAIDLLDEAAASFRLNCTRAKNEIPALRKMADEIKALLGTQVAADSDEALSEEARRRIDEFNDRFEETFSLWVGRV